The following coding sequences are from one Schizosaccharomyces osmophilus chromosome 1, complete sequence window:
- the qcr1 gene encoding mitochondrial processing peptidase (MPP) complex beta subunit Mas1: protein MLRLSNLPKLAPKLARRFATSALPKTETTTLKNGLTIATEHHPYAQTATVLVGVDAGSRAETEKNNGAAHFLEHLAFKGTKNRSQRALELEFENTGAHLNAYTSREQTVYYAHAFKEAVPKTVAVLADILTNSSISSAAVERERQVILREQEEVDKMADEVVFDHLHATAYQGQALGRTILGPKRNIESLTRDDLLTYIKDNYRSDRMILAAAGSISHEELVKLAEKYFGHLEPSTEQLSLGAPRGPQPRFVGSEVRIRDDYSPTANIAIAVEGMSWKHPDYFVGLVMQAIIGNWDRAMGASPHMASRLSSVVQQDQLANSFMSFSTSYSDTGLWGIYLVTENLGRIDDLVHFTLQNWARLTVATRAEVERAKAQLRASLLLSLDSTTAIAEDIGRQLLTTGRRMSPQEVDMRIEQITEHDVARVANEMIWDKDVAISAVGAIEGLLDYNRVRSSISMNRW, encoded by the coding sequence ATGCTGAGGCTTTCGAATTTGCCAAAGCTTGCCCCCAAGCTTGCACGTCGGTTTGCAACATCTGCTTTACCAAAAACCGAAACTACAACCCTGAAAAATGGATTAACCATTGCTACTGAACATCATCCTTATGCTCAAACAGCCACCGTCCTCGTCGGTGTTGATGCTGGATCAAGAGCAGAGACCGAAAAAAACAACGGAGCTGCTCATTTCCTTGAGCATTTGGCTTTCAAGGGCACCAAAAACCGCTCCCAACGTGCTCTTGAGCTCGAGTTTGAAAATACCGGTGCTCATTTGAATGCTTACACTTCTCGTGAGCAAACCGTTTACTATGCCCATGCTTTCAAGGAGGCTGTTCCCAAGACCGTCGCTGTTTTGGCTGACATCTTAACCAACTCTAGCATTTCCTCTGCCGCCGTCGAACGCGAGCGTCAAGTCATTTTACGCGAACAAGAGGAGGTCGACAAAATGGCTGATGAGGTTGTTTTTGACCATTTGCATGCTACTGCCTACCAAGGTCAAGCTTTGGGTCGTACCATTTTGGGCCCCAAGAGAAACATCGAGTCTTTAACCCGTGATGACCTTCTTACGTACATCAAGGACAACTACCGTAGCGACCGCATGATTCTTGCTGCCGCTGGCTCTATCTCCCACGAAGAACTCGTCAAGCTTGCTGAAAAGTACTTTGGCCATTTGGAACCTTCTACCGAACAACTCTCTCTTGGTGCTCCTCGTGGTCCTCAACCCCGCTTTGTCGGTTCTGAGGTCCGTATTCGTGATGATTACTCTCCCACCGCCAACATTGCTATTGCCGTTGAAGGTATGAGCTGGAAGCATCCCGACTACTTTGTTGGTTTGGTTATGCAAGCTATCATCGGTAACTGGGATCGTGCTATGGGTGCTTCTCCCCACATGGCTTCCCGTTTGAGCTCCGTTGTCCAACAAGATCAATTGGCCAACAGCTTTATGAGCTTCAGCACCAGTTACAGCGACACCGGTTTATGGGGTATTTACTTGGTAACTGAGAATCTTGGACGTATCGACGACTTGGTTCACTTTACCCTCCAAAACTGGGCTCGTCTTACTGTTGCCACTCGTGCTGAAGTTGAGCGTGCCAAGGCTCAACTTCGCGCTTCTCTtctcctttctttggattCCACCACCGCTATTGCTGAAGACATTGGTCGCCAATTGCTCACTACTGGACGTCGTATGAGCCCTCAAGAGGTTGACATGCGTATTGAGCAAATCACTGAGCATGATGTTGCCCGTGTTGCCAACGAGATGATTTGGGATAAGGATGTTGCCATTTCTGCTGTTGGTGCTATTGAAGGCCTTTTGGATTACAACCGTGTTCGTAGCAGTATCTCTATGAACCGTTGGTAA
- the gid2 gene encoding GID complex ubiquitin-protein ligase E3 subunit Gid2/Rmd5, which yields MNFDEWQRVEETAIGDKCLQKLDELETILLATKDACIRDPGNVSKQLTGSCTKTEQVFDDMKKMEKRFNSSMNKFGKALDRKFNFNLEDISLHSSFEDKKNELNTALALHFFRQGETEIAHSFCKEAGIEEPPNMVQAFTLLNTILQGIRQHDLQFAIDWALQCRGYLERKGSNLEFLLHRHQLLNEYFQTQDVLAAIHYCRTYLTDFQDKHLKEMQKLIGALFFSSRSASVVSSKMNGSHKGRSEQHEINQLANDIPEDYRKVLRLDWKHLELIFVREFCAALGMSLDSPVDIVVNAGSIALPVLLKVSNIMKQKHTEWTSQNELPVEIHLPTNYHFHSVFTCPVSKEQATEENPPMMMSCGHVIAQESLRQLSRNGSQHFKCPYCPNENDAESSTRVYF from the coding sequence ATGAACTTCGACGAGTGGCAGCGAGTGGAGGAAACAGCAATTGGAGACAAATGTCTTCAGAAATTGGATGAATTagaaacaattttattAGCTACCAAGGATGCATGTATTAGAGACCCTGGAAATGTGTCGAAACAACTCACGGGTTCTTGTACAAAAACAGAGCAAGTTTTTGATGatatgaagaagatggaaaaaagattcaacTCTTCTATGAataaatttggaaaagcttTAGATCGgaaattcaattttaaCCTAGAAGATATCAGCTTACATTCTTCGTTTGAAGACAAGAAGAATGAGCTAAACACTGCATTGGCCttgcatttttttcgtCAGGGAGAGACTGAAATTGctcattctttttgcaaagaaGCCGGCATCGAGGAGCCGCCCAACATGGTCCAGGCATTTACACTTCTCAACACAATTCTTCAAGGAATCCGTCAGCATGATTTACAATTTGCAATCGACTGGGCGCTTCAATGCCGCGGATatttggaaaggaaaggaagtAATTTGGAGTTTCTTTTACATCGACACCAGTTACTGAATGAGTATTTTCAGACACAAGATGTTTTAGCCGCTATCCATTATTGTCGTACGTATTTGACGGACTTCCAAGACAAGCACTTGAAAGAGATGCAAAAGTTAATCGGTGCTTTGTTCTTTAGTTCTAGAAGTGCTAGTGTcgtttcttccaaaatgaATGGATCCCACAAAGGTCGTTCCGAACAACATGAAATAAACCAACTTGCAAATGATATTCCAGAGGACTATCGAAAAGTTTTACGTCTGGACTGGAAGCACTTAGAGTTAATTTTTGTGCGTGAATTTTGTGCTGCTTTAGGCATGTCTCTAGACTCCCCTGTGGATATTGTAGTAAATGCCGGCTCAATTGCTCTGCCGGTTTTATTAAAGGTGTCCAATATCatgaagcaaaagcatACTGAATGGACTTCTCAAAATGAATTACCAGTGGAAATTCATTTACCCACAAATTACCACTTTCACAGCGTTTTTACGTGTCCCGTCAGTAAAGAACAAGCTACCGAAGAGAATCCTCCCATGATGATGTCTTGCGGCCATGTCATTGCCCAAGAAAGTCTACGACAACTGTCCCGAAATGGCTCTCAACATTTTAAATGCCCCTACTgtccaaatgaaaatgatgcTGAAAGCTCTACTCgggtttatttttaa
- the his7 gene encoding phosphoribosyl-AMP cyclohydrolase/phosphoribosyl- ATP pyrophosphohydrolase His7, which produces MAVLPFFDLSKFEGNGFKTLEWLQYVGCLETRVFPEHFEKSLEKVKKISESVDLIVDTTTGLSIEECVKILNAGALAILVDEEVLQELSDISPSRLIFKTNTTDIKKIEELCKFAGSFQWIAKTQDYPPEFFEKASKLIRKSVLPAGGNRMLYLEFPVKPSVETLASISLHSVVPVVTSEYLTVNSEAEPDKLHLSDMVMIDAKTDRKDGLYSTLVVNELGVALGLVYSSKESVAESLKTGTGVYQSRKRGLWYKGATSGAVQKLLRIDLDCDGDCLRFIVHQTGKGFCHLDTLHCFGHASGLPQLESVLTDRKENAPEGSYTARLFSDPKLLRAKIMEEAEELCDAKTKDEVTWEMADLLYFAITRCVGSGVTLEDISRHLDLKHRKVTRRKGDAKKAWEEKLKDKGGVANTESS; this is translated from the coding sequence atggCGGTACTaccattttttgatttatcGAAATTTGAAGGTAATGGATTCAAGACCCTAGAGTGGCTTCAATACGTGGGTTGTTTGGAAACTCGGGTGTTCCCTGAAcactttgaaaaatctttagaaaaggtaaaaaagatttcagAGTCCGTCGATTTGATCGTCGATACGACAACCGGATTGTCCATTGAAGAATGCGTTAAGATATTGAACGCCGGTGCTCTGGCTATTTTGGTAGATGAAGAAGTTTTGCAAGAACTGTCTGATATTTCTCCTAGTCGTCTCATTTTTAAGACAAACACCACCgacataaaaaagattgaagAGCTTTGTAAATTTGCTGGCTCTTTTCAATGGATTGCGAAAACGCAAGACTATCCTCCCgagttttttgaaaaagctaGTAAGCTGATCCGTAAGTCGGTCTTACCGGCTGGTGGAAACCGCATGCTTTACTTAGAATTCCCTGTTAAACCTTCTGTGGAGACGTTAGCCTCTATCTCTTTGCATTCCGTCGTTCCAGTTGTCACCAGTGAGTATCTCACCGTTAACAGCGAAGCTGAACCAGACAAATTGCATCTTTCTGATATGGTTATGATTGACGCCAAGACCGATCGAAAGGATGGCTTGTATTCCACTTTGGTTGTAAATGAGCTTGGTGTTGCTCTTGGTCTCGTTTACTCGAGCAAAGAAAGCGTCGCCGAGTCTTTGAAGACAGGTACTGGTGTTTACCAATCCCGTAAGCGTGGCTTGTGGTACAAAGGAGCAACTTCTGGTGCTGTTCAAAAATTGTTGCGCATTGATTTGGACTGTGATGGAGACTGCTTGCGTTTCATCGTCCATCAAACCGGAAAAGGATTCTGTCACCTCGATACTTTGCACTGTTTTGGCCATGCTTCTGGTTTGCCTCAGTTGGAATCCGTTTTGACAGatagaaaagagaatgCTCCCGAGGGCTCTTATACCGCTCGTCTCTTTTCTGATCCAAAACTTTTGCGCGCTAAAATTATggaagaagctgaagaacTTTGTGATGCCAAGACCAAAGATGAAGTTACATGGGAGATGGCTGATTTACTTTACTTTGCCATAACTCGTTGCGTCGGCTCTGGTGTTACTTTAGAAGACATTAGCCGCCATTTGGACTTAAAGCATCGTAAAGTCACTAGAAGAAAAGGTGATGCCAAAAAGGCTTGGGAGGAAAAGTTGAAAGACAAGGGAGGAGTTGCCAATACTGAGTCCTCATGA
- the tim18 gene encoding TIM22 inner membrane protein import complex and succinate dehydrogenase (SDH) anchor subunit Tim18 → MLQTRLGFGALRQSSVLFAARPFTSSSVRQIFPPPPQSIKGTVNDATVFPPPSKFHGSYHWNFERIVAIGMVPQVVMPLFAGTSHPILDAALACTMITHAHLGFESCVIDYFPKRRFRRIGPLVHWILRGFTVLTFIGVYEFNTNDIGLTEGIKKLWKA, encoded by the coding sequence ATGTTGCAGACACGTCTTGGATTTGGTGCTCTTCGTCAAAGCTCTGTTCTCTTTGCTGCAAGACCCTTTACTTCTAGTTCCGTCCGACAAATCTTCCCTCCTCCTCCTCAATCCATCAAAGGTACCGTCAACGATGCTACTGTATTTCCCCCTCCTAGTAAGTTTCACGGAAGCTACCATTGGAATTTTGAACGTATCGTCGCAATTGGCATGGTCCCTCAAGTCGTGATGCCACTTTTCGCTGGTACATCTCATCCCATTTTGGATGCTGCCCTTGCTTGCACTATGATTACGCATGCTCATTTGGGATTTGAATCATGTGTTATTGACTATTTCCCTAAGCGCAGATTCCGTCGAATTGGCCCTCTCGTGCACTGGATTCTTCGTGGCTTCACAGTCCTCACTTTTATTGGCGTTTATGAATTCAACACAAACGATATCGGCTTGACAGAGGGCATTAAGAAGCTTTGGAAGGCATGA
- the orc4 gene encoding origin recognition complex subunit Orc4: MRVSPAAENVFHDTSSHSTVDQKHDTFKNGLNLNENNENDTVVDDAGSDETEYNSAEESPLDIIDNENEKDDSMNDNTLFPAKNKDSESLDDNSESNGTESNRLESTEPDHSVRDEVESSKEEQEAEPVKRGRGRPRKYPTSNPKDTGLVVKRKRGRPRKAPEDSANNEAAHRKRGRGRPPLKKATELWTTVNERSSEDKSIHDGTPEFNTDGGGSDSTVDLNMFSPEKKQDRRPFDKHEEDDSSFSVTGTRKSERASRKRPLVEIFNRPKDEQPKRGRGRPRKVQPMGRVSDDSSEDDDDTEDDETEEDLTFGENPENSPINIQEWSTKGSVQPNTDDINIIHSDFPHKQETSRVSPTVYFNAQAAQPSTPSSPSSSSTSSPPPTPSFKTPNPPMDILLPSRNQISVPESPLMYSLPKKASFQLTVVSPRKPKPVSTHKETTNSLISELGLDKVNTELRTIKTAVTRRFTGKASIPLIGHEEEKSKLYRWMQQTVVLGEGNSVIVVGPRSSGKLLLVESVLQKAKAEIPESFYTVRLNGTYLHDDKVALREISRQLSVELESLDSEDAIRSETSFADTLTRLLATLSHPADLGITKDGFTTSASVVFILEEFDLFVQHPRQMLLYNLFDIAQSRKAPILVVGLTTRYDCFESLEKRVKSRFSHMVIHTPPPSSLREFLSIYRSVLTITDKESVSKVKHEWNNRVNNLLADSSSNMHKLVLYHYYSSRNLRMLYVDSLIPVTSRSPSQPLLDDGDFQRFNLRVSDHKVELVKNLSLLELALLICTIRFENRDIPACNFNSVYQEYRHLHQRTVLDAVASGALAHSFRLWGKDVALEAWEKLASVGLIVPLQPNFEISGALSRECQLWQPEVDLSVITAALREHKRLPSHYYRWLKDIA, from the coding sequence ATGCGTGTATCTCCAGCAGCAGAAAATGTGTTTCACGACACTTCGTCACACTCTACTGTTGACCAAAAACATgatacttttaaaaatggcCTTaatttaaatgaaaataatgaaaacgaCACTGTAGTTGACGACGCAGGATCTGATGAAACAGAATACAATTCAGCTGAAGAATCCCCGTTGGACATTATTGataatgaaaacgaaaaggaTGATTCCATGAACGATAATACGCTTTTTCCGgcaaaaaataaggatTCAGAAAGTCTCGACGACAATAGTGAATCGAATGGGACCGAGTCAAATCGATTGGAGTCAACAGAACCCGACCACAGCGTCAGGGACGAAGTAGAAAgctcaaaagaagaacaagaagcaGAACCCGTAAAACGTGGACGTGGACGTCCACGAAAATACCCCACTAGTAACCCCAAGGACACTGGTCTCGtcgtcaaaagaaaaagaggcAGGCCACGAAAAGCTCCAGAAGATTCAGCAAATAACGAAGCTGCTCATAGAAAACGCGGTCGTGGAAGGCCTCCATTGAAAAAGGCAACCGAGTTGTGGACGACTGTAAATGAAAGAAGTTCAGAAGATAAGTCAATTCATGATGGCACTCCTGAATTTAATACTGATGGAGGTGGGTCTGACTCAACCGTTGATTTAAACATGTTTTCtccagaaaaaaaacaagaccGTCGTCCTTTTGACAAAcacgaagaagatgattcttccttttcagtTACAGgtacaagaaaaagtgaAAGAGCATCCAGGAAACGACCACTTGTTGAAATCTTTAACCGACCAAAGGATGAGCAGCCCAAGCGTGGCCGTGGCAGGCCACGAAAAGTACAACCCATGGGTCGTGTTTCTGACGATTCTAgtgaagatgatgatgatacCGAGGACGATGAAACTGAAGAAGACCTAACGTTTGGAGAAAATCCCGAGAATTCACCGATAAACATACAAGAATGGTCAACTAAGGGCTCAGTTCAACCAAATACCGATGACATTAATATCATTCATTCCGATTTTCCTCACAAGCAGGAGACCTCGCGTGTATCTCCTACGGTATACTTCAACGCTCAAGCCGCTCAGCCCTCTACACCCTCTTCTCCGTCCTCATCTTCTACTTCTTCTCCTCCTCCTACTCCTTCATTTAAAACACCAAACCCTCCCATGGATATATTACTGCCTTCGAGGAATCAAATTTCAGTTCCCGAGAGCCCATTGATGTATAGCTTACCTAAAAAGGCAAGCTTTCAACTAACCGTAGTTTCTCCAAGAAAACCGAAACCCGTTTCAACTCACAAAGAAACTACCAATAGTCTCATATCTGAGTTAGGACTTGATAAAGTAAATACTGAGTTACGAACAATAAAGACAGCTGTTACTAGACGATTTACAGGGAAAGCAAGCATTCCGCTTATAGGacatgaagaagaaaaatctaAACTTTATCGGTGGATGCAACAAACTGTTGTACTAGGTGAAGGAAACTCTGTAATTGTTGTCGGTCCAAGAAGTTCTGGAAAGTTATTGTTGGTTGAAAGCGTCCTTCAAAAAGCTAAAGCTGAAATACCCGAATCTTTTTACACAGTGCGACTTAACGGAACTTATTTGCATGATGACAAAGTAGCTCTTAGAGAAATTTCACGCCAATTATCGGTTGAATTAGAATCTTTGGATTCTGAAGATGCCATTCGCTCTGAAACTAGTTTCGCAGATACTCTGACGAGACTCTTGGCCACTCTTTCACACCCTGCAGATTTGGGAATTACGAAGGATGGGTTTACGACTTCTGCATCTgttgtatttattttagaAGAGTTCGATCTATTTGTGCAGCATCCACGGCAAATGTTATTATACAATCTGTTTGATATTGCCCAGTCAAGGAAGGCACCGATCTTAGTGGTAGGTTTGACTACTCGGTATGATTGTTTCGAGTCACTCGAGAAGCGAGTAAAAAGTCGATTTAGTCACATGGTTATTCATACACCTCCCCCTTCCTCCTTACGGGAATTTTTGAGCATATATCGAAGCGTTCTTACTATTACGGATAAAGAGTCTGTTTCGAAAGTAAAACATGAATGGAACAACAGGGTGAACAACTTATTAGCTGATTCTTCGAGTAATATGCACAAATTAGTACTATATCATTATTATTCAAGCAGAAATTTGCGAATGCTGTACGTCGATTCCTTAATTCCTGTTACGTCTAGATCCCCATCTCAGCCACTTCTGGATGATGGTGATTTCCAGAGGTTCAACTTGAGAGTATCTGACCATAAAGTTGAGCTTGTTAAAAACTTGAGTCTGCTAGAACTGGCACTCTTGATATGTACCATCAGGTTTGAAAACAGAGATATTCCAGCCTGCAATTTTAATAGTGTTTACCAGGAATATCGCCATCTCCATCAACGTACGGTATTAGACGCAGTGGCTTCAGGTGCGCTTGCACATAGCTTTCGCCTTTGGGGAAAGGACGTTGCTTTAGAAGCATGGGAAAAACTGGCTTCGGTGGGATTAATAGTTCCTTTGCAGCCAAATTTCGAAATTAGCGGTGCATTATCAAGGGAATGTCAACTGTGGCAGCCAGAGGTTGATCTTTCTGTCATCACTGCTGCGTTACGCGAACATAAAAGGTTACCTTCTCATTATTACCGTTGGCTAAAGGATATAGCCTAA
- the frg1 gene encoding FRG1 family protein, involved in mRNA splicing → MPSRLTFKGDKKVHKKGKKSTKSLQSAVESQKNDPIWIDANTMEDLHGPLVLYQRLDTMVISLGIEEVQGSCVGIFLDPLSLEPDNTRQVFVASDMNGNVVLKSFLMKYLSAGKEGDLFSRREAIGAEEQWQLEYLHDGYWAWKSMSNNKYLECLLNENDTYVFRCTSDTVTFTSKWRVRVQTRFVKRPSTQNIKTSTVHSQQLEAMAGRPLSADEKKALKQASKDGSLHEALLDVRVSKKSDKYG, encoded by the exons ATGCCTTCACGTTTAACTTTCAAAGGGGATAAAAAAGT TCacaaaaagggaaaaaaatcCACAAAGTCTTTACAGTCAGCTGTGGAGTCTCAAAAGAATGATCCAATATGGATCGATGCTAACACCATGGAGGACCTCCATGGTCCACTGGTGTTATA CCAAAGGCTCGATACCATGGTAATTTCCTTGGGAATAGAAGAGGTACAAGGAAGTTGCGTAGGAATTTTTCTGGATCCTCTTTCTTTAGAACCTGACAACACAAGACAAGTATTCGTCGCTTCCGATATGAATGGTAACGTTGTCCTGAAAAGCTTCCTTATGAAGTATCTTTCTGCTGGCAAAGAGGGAGACTTGTTCAGCAGACGAGAAGCCATTGGAGCTGAAGAACAGTGGCAGCTTGAATACTTACATGATGGCTATTGGGCTTGGAAAAGTATGTCTAATAACAAATACCTCGAATGCTTGCTAAATGAAAACGACACCTACGTGTTTCGCTGTACGTCTGATACGGTTACTTTCACTTCAAAATGGAGAGTACGAGTCCAAACTAGATTCGTCAAACGACCCTCAACTCAGAACATAAAAACATCTACTGTACATTCTCAGCAATTGGAAGCTAT GGCTGGCAGGCCGTTATCTgcagatgaaaaaaaggcTCTTAAGCAGGCTAGCAAAGATGGTTCTCTACATGAAGCTCTGCTAGACGTTCGagtctcaaaaaaaagcgacAAATATGGGTAG
- the ccc2 gene encoding Golgi copper transporting ATPase Ccc2, producing MVTTILNVQGMTCTSCVASIQAMLKSVEGMQQFTVSLLLERAVAVYDMSTISPEDIKERIEDCGFDASIISTSEGEHGETALYYLLSPLNQELLEKVQSQVNDIQGVLCVRQQTQPDAVIHVSYDSEITGPRTILKELQSMDVTCTYKSVDSMSSRLHSFQRLDQAKVWRSRFIVCIIFSSFVMLLPKVFDSCESMRNVFLVPHLFGICASDLVTLLLSIPVQFGVGRVYYKTAFRSLKRGTANMDVLVCLGSTTAFLASVYFMLLYKAHHSDSYRTAPIFFDTSDMLLSFVTLGRYLESKAKGSTSAALSQLLNLAPSNTTIIEDDEQIDVETDLVQPGDTVLIRPGDRISVDGIIIEGSSYIDESSVSGEPVPLYKKKDDSVLSGTVNGNGRILLKASKSPRESQLAVIVDLVQKAQTSKAPIQEFADKVAGIFIPIIISLGLSTFVFWYLFVSFSTTYPPIFNDSIGKFSVCLKLTISVIVVACPCALGLSTPTAVMVGTGVGALNGIIVKGGDILEALNKVDTVVFDKTGTLTRGELTVNQMEVVEENSRKLNISVDKIWGLVYTAELASEHPIGKAITEKIRSLKNTYPMELKSFVAIPGQGAKAEVLYEDRLFTLLLGNSLLLKENQIHTPLEVEHKVGFASNDGLTCVQISIDNEFMGFLGCMDELRPDAVRCVSALKMMKKNVILLTGDQLPTARRVAYDVGILASDVYAEAVPTTKTAIVQQKKDEGHCVAMVGDGINDSPSLALADVGIAPSSGSGIALESADVVLVRKGILIDVAVAFDLAKVIVRRIRYNLVWACTYNLCMIPIAMGFLLPWNVYLNPMWASAAMMFSSLSVTLSSLLLKRWKRPAQYNSIDETSDFEKDSFKQKLRKLWVSLRSKLKWGSTQNSYQRVDNQV from the coding sequence ATGGTTACTACAATTCTCAACGTGCAAGGTATGACTTGCACTAGCTGCGTTGCTTCGATTCAAGCAATGTTGAAATCCGTCGAGGGTATGCAGCAATTTACTGTGTCATTGTTGTTGGAACGAGCCGTTGCTGTCTACGATATGAGCACAATTTCTCCCGAAGACATCAAAGAGAGAATCGAAGACTGTGGGTTTGACGCTTCAATCATCTCTACGTCGGAAGGGGAACATGGAGAGACTGCTTTGTATTATCTTTTATCTCCGCTAAATCAGGAATTGCTAGAAAAGGTCCAAAGCCAAGTGAACGACATACAGGGTGTTTTGTGTGTCCGTCAACAAACCCAGCCGGATGCTGTCATTCACGTCAGTTACGATTCCGAAATTACTGGCCCTAGAacgattttgaaagaattacAATCTATGGATGTCACATGCACGTACAAATCCGTAGATTCCATGTCCTCCAGGCTTCACTCATTTCAGCGGTTGGATCAAGCAAAGGTGTGGAGGTCTCGCTTTATTGTGTGTattattttctcttcttttgttatGTTGCTTCCTAAAGTTTTCGATTCTTGTGAAAGTATGCGTAACGTCTTCCTTGTGCCTCATTTATTTGGCATCTGTGCTTCTGACTTGGTTACTCTATTGCTATCTATTCCAGTACAATTCGGTGTCGGAAGAGTGTATTATAAAACCGCATTCCGTTCGTTAAAACGCGGTACTGCAAACATGGATGTTTTAGTTTGCTTGGGCTCTACTACGGCTTTCTTAGCTAGCGTTTATTTTATGCTACTGTATAAAGCTCACCATTCTGATTCGTATAGAACAGCTCCCATCTTTTTTGATACCTCCGACATGCTTCTGTCTTTTGTAACCCTGGGAAGATACCTGGAAAGTAAAGCAAAAGGCTCTACATCTGCTGCTCTCTCCCAGCTTCTTAATCTTGCCCCTTCAAATACGACTATTattgaagatgatgaacAGATTGACGTAGAAACTGATTTGGTACAGCCCGGTGATACAGTTTTGATTCGACCAGGTGATCGCATTTCTGTCGATGGTATAATTATTGAAGGATCCTCGTATATAGATGAGAGTTCTGTTTCAGGTGAACCTGTGCctctttataaaaaaaaggatgacTCGGTTCTAAGCGGTACTGTAAACGGAAATGGTCGTATACTTCTCAAAGCTTCAAAGTCCCCTCGCGAATCGCAATTAGCGGTCATCGTGGATTTGGTTCAGAAGGCTCAAACATCCAAGGCGCCTATCCAGGAGTTCGCGGATAAGGTTGCCGGTATATTTATTCCTATAATCATAAGTTTGGGGCTGTCGACGTTTGTGTTTTGGTACCTATTCGTCAGTTTTTCAACCACATATCCTCCAATTTTTAATGATAGCATCGGAAAATTTTCCGTTTGTTTGAAGTTAACTATTAGTGTAATTGTAGTAGCTTGTCCTTGTGCATTGGGCTTAAGCACACCCACTGCAGTTATGGTTGGAACTGGCGTTGGCGCTTTAAATGGAATAATCGTAAAAGGGGGTGATATTTTAGAAGCGTTGAACAAAGTTGATACCGTAGTGTTTGACAAAACGGGAACTCTCACCCGTGGTGAATTAACAGTTAACCAAATGGAAGTTGTTGAGGAAAATTCAAggaaattaaatatttcTGTCGATAAGATTTGGGGATTAGTATATACGGCGGAACTTGCTAGTGAGCATCCCATCGGCAAAGCGATTACTGAAAAAATTCGAAGTCTTAAAAATACTTATCCAATGGAACTGAAATCTTTTGTTGCAATCCCGGGCCAAGGAGCCAAGGCAGAAGTTTTATATGAAGATCGTCTTTTCACTTTATTACTGGGCAATTCACTGctgttaaaagaaaaccagaTTCATACTCCCCTTGAAGTTGAGCATAAAGTGGGTTTTGCATCTAACGATGGATTAACATGTGTTCAAATTTCTATTGATAATGAATTTATGGGCTTTTTGGGATGTATGGATGAATTGCGCCCGGATGCCGTGCGCTGCGTGTCAGCattaaaaatgatgaagaagaacgtAATTTTACTTACTGGTGATCAGCTTCCTACCGCTCGAAGAGTTGCCTATGATGTTGGTATTTTGGCCTCAGACGTTTATGCAGAGGCAGTTCCAACCACGAAAACAGCTATTGTTCAACAGAAGAAGGATGAAGGACATTGCGTAGCAATGGTAGGAGATGGTATTAATGATTCTCCTTCGTTGGCTCTAGCTGATGTCGGTATCGCGCCTAGCAGTGGATCTGGAATTGCTTTGGAGAGCGCCGATGTTGTTCTTGTTCGCAAAGGCATTTTAATTGACGTTGCTGTTGCATTTGATCTTGCTAAAGTGATTGTTAGAAGAATACGTTATAATTTAGTATGGGCATGCACTTACAATCTTTGCATGATTCCTATAGCTATGGGCTTTCTTTTACCGTGGAATGTATATTTAAATCCAATGTGGGCAAGTGCAGCAATGATGTTTTCTAGCCTTAGTGTAACGCTTAGCAGTCTACTGCTGAAGAGATGGAAAAGGCCTGCACAATATAATTCTATTGATGAGACATccgattttgaaaaggacTCTTTTAAGCAAAAGCTTCGAAAGTTATGGGTTTCTTTACGCAGTAAATTAAAATGGGGTTCTACGCAAAATAGTTATCAGCGGGTTGACAACCAAGTATAA